Proteins from one Triticum aestivum cultivar Chinese Spring chromosome 7A, IWGSC CS RefSeq v2.1, whole genome shotgun sequence genomic window:
- the LOC123149470 gene encoding uncharacterized protein, giving the protein MATDAILETIKPRRSPWLEDLPVTNGGAAKGGKVDLSGMRRRVSSSLSLSLQPLSSSSSAAFRRARSMPSIKALAAAGAVRQWWEWGLGWVMTRKPSFARGLEMSEDEAALLGCHCRGTLRHVFYKARAEVRRLLGRDGRPLGGVAAQDFRYDSVSYAQNFDNGDVDARC; this is encoded by the coding sequence ATGGCGACCGACGCGATCCTGGAGACCATCAAGCCTCGGCGGAGCCCGTGGCTGGAGGACCTCCCGGTGACGAATGGGGGCGCAGCGAAGGGCGGCAAGGTGGACCTGTCCGGGATGCGCCGGCGCGTGTCGTCGTCCTTGTCACTGAGCCTCCAGCCGCTGTCCTCGTCGTCGTCCGCGGCGTTCCGGCGCGCGCGGTCGATGCCGTCGATcaaggcgctggcggcggcgggcgcggtgcGGCAGTGGTGGGAGTGGGGGCTCGGTTGGGTGATGACCCGGAAGCCCTCCTTCGCGCGTGGCCTCGAGATGAGCGAGGACGAGGCCGCCCTGCTCGGGTGCCACTGCCGCGGCACGCTCCGGCACGTCTTCTACAAGGCACGCGCCGAGGTGCGCCGCCTCCTCGGCCGCGACGGCCGCCCGCTCGGGGGCGTCGCGGCGCAGGACTTCAGGTACGACTCCGTCAGCTACGCTCAGAACTTCGACAACGGCGACGTCGACGCCAGATGCTAG